The Lolium rigidum isolate FL_2022 chromosome 1, APGP_CSIRO_Lrig_0.1, whole genome shotgun sequence region CCTGAGAGCATCCTCTGTGTAATTTAAGAGTGGGTCTTGTTAGAATAGTTGTACCAACCAACTATTCTAAAATACCGATCTATTAGAAAATTGTGGTATAATATActtaaccccccccccccttcacaTCCAACTTGGATGTGGAAACAGTAACACCTCCCATCACGCCCTCTTTTGAGCGGAGAAATATTTGGGAGAAAACGCGGGGGCTGGGATTCGAATCCGAGACTGTAGGATTTGATACCATGTTAGAATAGTTCTACCAACCAACCATTCTAAAAGACCGGTCTATTTGAAAGTGGTGGTATAATATACTTAATAGGTCTAACTTCTACAAAATTGCTATGATGTGTAGACCTAGTTCTCTTATCTTAGTGGTACCCTACGAAAAAAATCAATTCATCTCACTATCAAAATTCATCCAGAATTCTTCCCATATTCTACAGTTTTTTTAGGTTTAGAGATTCTACAGTATGAAATCGTCACTATTTGTAataaatgtactccctccgtttgcttttataagacgttggagctcctttttAGATTCACTCACTTTCGTTTGTACCTAGTCTACTTTAAGTATGTAGGTTCACTTATTTTGGTTTGTATATAATCCACTTTCAAATACGGAGTACTATCTAaagtcttatattagtgaacagagggagtactaaagAGGGCTGCTCAGCTTGGAAGTCAAAGAAGCTTACCAGATTCAGAAGCCATGTCTAGGAATGCTTGGAGCTTCAAAGCTTTCCTATAATACATCATGCCTCTAACTATATTCACAATAAGGCATGTAAGGTGGAATCAACCAAATTATCAGGAAGTATTAAGGTTGATGGATATGGCAAAGTACCTGTTCGGCAGAGTGTTTGTCCTCGAAGAGAAGCCCAATGGCGAAGTTgaagaatattttcttcattttcCCATACTTCACTTTCTCTTTTGCAATTAATTCTTTCCATGAAATTATTCCATTCATCTATACAAGAATTATGAAGAATTTAAGACAGAAACCTGGCGATCAAATTCATAAAGAACTATAAGCATAAGAAACACATCAAACAGGAAAGGAACCTGGAAATATCTTCTGGAGGTAGAATATAATTGATACACCATCCTCATTCTCCAGATCAAGATCATTTCTCGAATATACAGTTTCCTCACTGTAGTATGGTGTCATCACGCTGCGCAGGACAAAGGGTTATAACATTTAGAGCTCTATCTTTTTAGCTGAACCTCTTATGCAGACCAAATTTAAAGTAGGTTTATCAGATATTTGTTGCTGTGAACTGATATGATATATTTGTGGTGTTGATGTTGTCATTTTGATTATGACATGCTCTTCAACATGGGTGGTACAGAAAAGTTATACTGTACAGGCCTCCATCTGGAAGTTCAGAACATCCCTTTTATTTTTCAGAATAGAGGAGAGCTGCGCATTTTTCCATAAGCTGGAAACAGATGCACAAGTAGCAAAAGTGCAGAGTGACAGTCATTGTGGAAGTTCAACACTTATTTTACAAAATTTTCCCAAAACAGAAAGATTTTTTGTTACCATCAAGCGAACATGAGCTGATGTACAGAATCCGGAGTAACATAATGTAATTTTAAATGAAAATCCAATCAGAGCTGAAGATTAACTTATATTCTAGTATGATCATAGCACCATCAGGTTAACTGGTCAAGACTAAATACTCTAGAGTCTGTAGTTTTTTATATGAGTTAGAACAAACTAATATTGAAAGGGCATGCGAAGCTTGCTGAGACAGTGAGAGTGACAGACTCATAGAAAGTGCCAAAAGCAAGTCAGTACCATTATGGCATCAGGTTACTCATACTTCCATTTGTATATAGCCTAAGTGATACATCAAATGAAAGTGAGAAGCTTCTAGAGATTATGGATCAACAGTGTCCAAAACAACAATTGATAACAAACATAACTTTACATACAACTTATTATGAAAATTAAATACGAATTCATCAAACAGAAACAGTTTCAGTTAAAATCCCAACATTCGTGACAATTGCATGCCCAAAATGTTCACAATAAATTCATCAAAACTCATGATTTCTACTACATCCATTCATATTAGTTGTCcctgatttagtacaaagttgtactaaatcagcaacaactaatatggaacagaAGGAGTATTATTTAAGGCACATTAGCAAGTGGATATACATTTTTTTACCTAGACAAGAGGAAATACAATATAAAATATTTGGGAAGCACAGTAAAAAGCATTAGTCAGTAGCCATCAGACTCCCAACGAATCCAGCTAATTTAGTTTAGAGACATAGTGATTTTCGATGCTGCAGTATATTTTAGAAAAATAGAACACTGCATATGTGACAAGTTCATATATGAGACAAACCTGAAAGAGAGCATTTTGCGTACTCTAGGTGCACGTGGAATGTCCATGAATAGTGAATTAGTGAAGAATGATATTCTCCGGCGGGCTTCTAGATTAGTAggcacatccattgccgattctttCACAGTCAAAAGAAGGTATAGCCGCTTGATCTGCAAACAAGTGAAGTTAGTGTTCCTTATTGGTGATAAAAACCAAATAAGAATTTGCTGTTATTACTTGTTCTTCCCATTGCGCTGAAATTGGTGGAGGGAAAACAATTGCAGGCTTTGTGCCAGTGCCCGCAAAAAGTTGCCTTCTTGGTACCAAGTCCTTGTTACCATGACCAAATTCAGCAAGCTCTCTGTAAACGACACAAAGGTAAAAAAGATAGTAAAAAGATAGTCACATGTGAAGCATGTTAATCATTATCATGAGTGTAAAAGGTGTTACTTGATCTCATTGACCATCATATCTCTCGTGATCACTTCCAGCATATCTTGAAGCAGCAATACTACATTATCAAATTTTGAGGTATCTCTTTCTTTCTGCAGATGTGATCCATGTAATCTTAGCAATAATTGGCTGTTGTTACTTGTCTTAAGAAAACTCAAGAAATGCAAACCTCAAATAGGATTGGAGTTCAGTAGAAGTAGTAAAACTTGCTTACCAAGGTGGATACAAGCTCCACAAACTTCTTGCAAAGTACTGGCAGGGAACTCATCCTAAAATTGGCAAGGAATGTATTCTTTGCGATGTTAGCTTCAATCTCTTTGATTATAATGCCAATAATCCTGTTGAAGTTAATGAACACACATGTCAGTAGAAGATCAAAATAGCAGCAAGAATGCATTATAAGGCACATATGATAAATAAAAATGTTGTCAAAGAAGCTAACTAACATGAAAGTTGAATGCACAGATGACTTCAATAGTATTAAGGCTGCCTATCTAGCAGAAGTTACACATTTAGAAGTTACAACCAGTCATGGTTTCCCTTCCATGTATATTGCAACAATGGCGGTGCTTGGTAGTCCTTCTCTCTAGTTCAATTTGGAACATCCTGTTTCATAAATTTAAAATTGCCTAATTATATATTCTTGGTAGAACTAATAGACTTTTAACCTTGGACTCGCATCCCCCATATCATACATGGTTGTGGACTtattagtactccctctggtccaaattaatggactcaactttgtctagatacggatgtatctagacatatttgttgactagatacatttatatttagacaaagttgagtcaactaATATGAATCAAAGGAAGTAATATAAAACTGGTATGCATCAGTTGATTTGGCATCATTAGTCTGAGTGAAAATGTTGCATGTTTACAGTACTCCAAATAGTCGGCCAAATAGTCTGAGTGAAAATATTGCATCATTAGTCGTTTATTCGTACAGACATACGTTCCACTATGTGTTCACCAGTGTCTGTTCAACTGGAAGAGTAGTTATGAAGGATGTTTTCATCACATTGGAACAAAACAAATTATTTCCTATAAAAGTAGCCAATACTGGATAATTAGAATATCATAGCAGTTATACACTTATACCTTAATAGGTACTGGTTATGGGTTTTTTGAAGAAAAATAGTAAGCGCTGTCTGTTCCGGATGTAATTATCTATTTCTTGGAGTGTTATCATTGAACTGTATAGCTAATCGGTACGCAAACAACATCAATGCCAGTTCTCATGTAGAGATACATGAAACAGTATGAAGAGGGAGAAGTGTTAGAAGCTACCTTTTTTCATTTTCTCCAACCACTACTAAATTAAGAACAAGTTTGAATGACTCATAGCATTCAATTACAGCGCATTTCATATACTCGTCTGCACATATACGCTTCCATAAATCACTGTCTCTTGGTCTAAATTGTGCTGCCATGTCTAACGCTATAGGTATCTGCAAATTTTCAATGAAGCAGATTTCCCGATAAGAGCCAAACATAAAAATGTACTTAGTAGAGTGGACATGCTTTATTTGGTTTACAAACCTTGCTAGCAAGCAAGAACAATGGCCACTGCATCAATTTTAGGCTTGGGTCTGACGAGTATGGAACCACCAATAGGTCCATCTCCCTGCATCACAAAAAGTCCATTAGCTGCATTGAAATGATACTCCTAATATTTTATAGGTAAACTTGATCTAAGAGTCTCACTTATCACTTATAAAATCTTCTTCCCGGAAACTGCAAATTATTTCGTTCCATAGTTGAGCAAACTTTGCAGCTTCAGTTCTCTTGTTTGGGGAAACCTGTAAATTCAATTCTTCATTACATTATGACTTTCAGGGGATTATAAGTGAAATCGTGAAATAATTGTTGTTACTGTCATTTGGTACCTCAGCAAAGCGCTTTGAGAGTGAAAAGCGTCTATTTCTGCTTTTATCTGACGGTACCAAAAATGTATTGAAGGCTCCAGGCAAAGAGTGAAATCGTGATCTCAGCATTCCTAAAGTACGAATCTGGTAAATAGAGTGTAACAACTCCATCAGAAATTAGCCTGTATGAAGCTCAGCTTACAGAAAGAAGTTACACATCGCAGAAGGGCAATAACACAGAAAGAGAGGGAGGATTGGTTCAATAATGTCGACAGCTAGAGAGGAGAATATCCAACAGTACGTGCACGAAGTCATCAGCAATAAGTTCTTTAGCTTCATTTCATAAATATTAAAAAGGTTGTTACATACGGTGCCTAAGCCATTGAGCAAATGAGCATAACAGAAATAAGAGTCAAGTTCGAAGCCCAGAGGATCCTCCTAGAAAATGGATACCCCATTTGCCTTGTGAATAATAATTAGCCACTTACAATTAGTTTTATAATGTAATACAATTTATTCTGAATTTCCAtgctgcaaaaacaaaaaactaagTTCCACTTATTAAGATACTTCGGTAAGCCTTATCATACAAGGTATTCTGCATACAGATGTATTATATTACATATAGCCCGTTACATGCTTATAAAGTTGGAGCTATTTGGTTTATCCATTGACTGGAAACTCGATAGATTCAGTTCAATCCttaatactccctctgattcatattaactaactcaactttatctagatatagatgtatctagttaacacagtatctagataaagttgagtcaattaattttgaatcggagggagtattaaaagcATGCCCAAGTGATGTAGCTCTGTATAAGGCATAACGTGACCTATGGTCATTATATTCTGAACTCTAGATCAAAATAACAAGCTACAGAGAATATTTCAGATTTATTATTACCTCCCCAAGTCGTCCAAGTGCCCCAGACATACCGCCAGATATTGTAGAGAAGATGGCGTACCATATCTGGGTATCCATGAAATAGACCTACATAGAAGGCATTATAATGAGAAAAGAAGATTTACTATACAATTTCAGAACAAATGAGAAGAATGAAGCTACTTCTCAGCTAATATATATAAGTTTGATAGGCCTGCACTAGCAAGCGGGACAAGCGCATACCAACAGAACAGGGGCCCAGAGCGATAGGATGGCAGCGATATTATACGATGCTGAAAAGGCAAAATTTTGTCCATAAAAAAAAGTTCCAAAATTAAGATCACACCCCAAAAGCATTGGAATTACCATTTGGAAAGAATTCATGCCACTCATAACGGATATTATGAACACCCATTATGTCCTTGGTTGGCTGTATCAGAGGTTCTATCTGCAAATTGAACTGAGCTTCAGATCAATCTCGTCAAAGCATGTTTGCAAAATATCTAGGCGTAGAACTTACCTGGACAAAGTAACTGAAAGAGAGCTTCGAGCATAGCAGAAAAATCCAAAATAATGTGTACCTTTCAGTGAACAGAAGAGTGAGTTTTTCCGCAGAATAAAGCTCTAGTGGAAAAAAGTAGAACAGGGGTAGCTTACTTAAGAAGTGCAGCTTGGCTTTCATGCATTCCACGGCCAACGTAAATTCGCTTCTGCAATTATTTATGCAATTAGTGTGTAGAGCAAGAACAAGGAGACAAGGACAATAAATGGCATGCCATTTGTGTAGTGTAGCAAGCCATGACACAAGAAGTGTAAAAACAAATGGTcagtgccttatgatccaaaagtCATCTACTCCATCCGATCCATATTTGAACTAAAGCTTTAAATATGATCAAATCTGAACTAAAGCcccaaccctaaaccctaaaccccgacACTTAATTAGCTGTATAGTAGCTCTAATAGTGCAATGTATTTTTTTTACTGTAAACAATGCAAAGTATTGTTCAACTGAacccatattgttagagaaggagAATTCTCAATCTTCATAAGCATTGAAGAACTCTCCAACTACCCATGCTGTGGATTTTTTCAAACATATAATAAAATGAATAGTGATAGGACAATGTCTGCCCTGGCATCAGAAATCATTGGATTATTTCTCTTCTCCCAAGTAACAGATTACAATTATATCATTCGTTTCACAATCTCCTAAGATACTACAACAAATAATAAACTGTAATACGCCTGGATATCAAGACAACTGACAAGTGATTAGCATGTAAAACAATATGCAAACTAATAAACTGATAGTCCACATTCAAAGATGATGCTTTAGATTAATTAGCTTGATCCTTGATCCTATAAATACAGGATGTTTCCAAAAATAAAATCCATGATGGAAAGAAGCCATGGCATGCTGTGATCAAATTCATTCTACAGTACAaaattaagtactccctccgtcataCATCCGAATATAGACAAActtgcgacatccttttatggagagAGTAGCACCATCTTACCACGCACTACCTTAAGTAAAAATTGCCTCGTAGCAGAAATTTCAGTATGAATAATTACAACAAGCATAAGCTACATAAGTAATTTTCTCAATAACAGAAACTAAAATAGATTGAATTGAATACCTGAGACCACCACAATAGCAGTCTAACAATATGCCAATCTGAGCTTTCTATCCACCTTCGGAACATTGGAAACAGGAAGAGCGCTGCACTTATGATGTTAGGTATCAGGTAAACGGCCACAGCCAGGATATACATGGGTGGTACTCCTTTCGCATAACCAAACCACTTTTGCAGATCTTTCAGCAGTGGTATATTGACTTTTGCTGCAGTGCTGATATAGAAAAATGGAAGAATCACAGCCCACGCGGCACTAACTATTATCTTCAGAATATTTCTGATAACATCAATGAACTTGCATCTGATGTGACCAGGGAAGTTCAGAATAAAGTCTAAAACACCTGCCATCAATTAAAGGAAATATCAGTTTCAATTTGAGCAACGAATTTGTTATTGCACCAGAACATTCATAACACCACAAGAGTTTCAAACTGGAGAAAATCTCAAGAAAGTGACTGCTTCATAtagtaatactccctccggttcaaaataattgcccaaaaatggatgtatctacacatgtTTTAGtgcgtagatacatccatttttgggAAAAGCCTACATGAATAGTCTTGCCAGTTGCTTTCTACCGAGTAAGTATTCTCTTGCAGTAACCTAGGCACCTAGCTTAACATAGTCTTATGGTAATAACATTGAACAAAAGCAGATGGTGGTGCATACATAAAGGGAACAGAACATCCAATGGAGATCCATTGACAGAAAATATTATGCCAACATTTATCACCTGTCATGCTACAATTTTCACGTTCTCACAAAAGAATACGAAAAAATTACATGCTAAATAGAATGCCATGCATATAAAGCAAGTATATGAAATGGGTAACATACTTTGGAGGAACTGTAGAAATGCTGCTGTGACAAATATGCTTGACAGAGAATATAAGAGGTCCTTCCGTAGGATTTCAGTCACCGGATGATCACTCCAAGCAAAAATCAACATCGCCTGTTTGGTTTAATGAAGGTAGAGGATTCACATTCAGTGTCAAACGATAGTCCAGAGAAAAAGTTCATCTAAAATTTCAGCACAGTACCTGTAGAGCTAATAGATAGAAAGTCCACATTCGGTCGAAACTACGGAAGATGTGCCAAAACGATCTTGTCTCTACAAAATTTGTCTTCCCTGTACTTTTACTAGAACCCTTTGGTGACGAGCTTCCAGCCTATAAATATTTATTTGTTAGTATTCCCTTCCTAATCAAATTCTTTGGTAAGAAATATTGACAGACTGATGTCCAATTGTACCACTGCTACACGCCTTGAATCATGCACAGATTTGAAAAAGTCACCATCGTCCCGCATTGGCCATCCCAGTGAgaaacaatcagatgtcctgcaaCAAAGTAGGATTTATTAGAGAAATGTGAAAAGGCTGTTAGTATGTGACCAGCAAATAAGGCTGCAAACAGACCAAAAGTACTCGTTTAGAtcatcataattacaccatgctgaATGTGGTGTTTTTCCATGTTTGCTTTTTCCTGCCTCCTGCAAAACCACCACAATTATATGTAGAACAAACTAATTTGGGGTTCAGATGATGGTAGTCTATCAAATTACCTTTTTGATGACACGATAGATAGGTGTTACCACTTTCTTTAAGAATGCCTCTTCATCCCCACCATAAGATGGCCTGATGTTTTCGCCAGTCACAATACTAACGTTTCCAGCAAGCAACCCATGCAACTCATATGCCATCTGAACACATTGAAAGATATCGTTCAAAAATATAATCTTGCAGAGAGCTCAGGTACTTGATACAATAATTAAGAATGTGCAAATTACATTGTGAAAAATGTAGCAAAGACACTCTGGCATAAACCGGATATTTGCAGATTCGCCCCAGATGAGAAGATAAAGACCTAGGTACAAAATCTTTCGCTGCTGAACTTCCTGTGGTTGTGCACCCGGAGGATTTCTGCAGTTACAAAATTATCAAAATAGTACTGTAcaaaaaaaggaaaggaaaataATGTAAGGAATTTTATACCTCAAACTATGCTTCCGTGACAAAAATTTGCACCATTTCTTGTAGTTGTTGAATAGCTTATTCATCACTACGTCAACAGCTCGATCATCAAGCTGTTTCATGGGTGAAAAAACGACTACGGTCAATCAACAAGTATTGATGAACAAAAAGTAGATATGGAAAGCACGGTAAATGGAGGGTGTAATTAATTTTATTTGGGCAAGCAATTGGTTCAGAGGAATGCATACAGAATATTTAATCAATAAAAATGCAAGCAGTTGTGTCAAAAGTCCAGCAAATTCTAATGTGAAGAATATGGAAGTCAAAAGTAATGTCAAGACAAAAAATTTAAACTGTTTGTGTATGTTATGGCAAATTACATCAACAATCACAATATAGAGCTGAAAAAAATTAATTGGCTACTAACCAAATGAAAAATAACTTTATGTTGAAGAAGATATCCTGTTCTGCTCAAAGGTTACCACCGCATTTCTTAGTATGGAATACCCATTGATCTTATGCTTATCATGTTCCTATCCATAAAGTCAAGCTATCAAAGTAAATATCGATAGAGGAGCATGCCTTGCTGAGCGGATCAGGCTTTGGCTCAAGTCTAATGTGCACATTTGCGAGGAGGAGAATCAAATGCTCCCGTTGATTCCGAACACTGTCCCGCTGCACACAAGAAGACGTGCTGGTGTTAGCTCAGTAATAAAATGGGAAAACTGAAATTGGTTTGTCCAGAGGGGCTAGCAGACCTGAAAGCCAAACATAGCTCTCAACCAATCGAGCATATCTAGCTCACCCCCCTTCTGCCTTTCGGGCTCGAATGTAGAAGGCCAGGTCAGGCCCCGGGTATACCGCAGCGCTGCGACTGATGCTTTGATCTGTTAAGGTTGCATCCGATGGCCATGTCAGTTTCTTTCATTGAACCACTACACGATGGAATTATTCGTTTTGACAGAACAGGTCACATTGTTGTGAGCCGTACATACCTCCTCCAGCTGCATGATGGACTGGGATGCACTGGCAGCATCGAGAGGGAGGATGTTGAACGGCGCATAGATGTCTTTCTTCTCTTGCACATCCTTGTGCAAGCGAGCAATCTGCGCAGAGGAAATTTAGAGACACTAGTTGCATTAGAGGGAACCTAGATTTCAATTGAGAGAGAACAACGACTATTAGGGCACAGACTGGAGTGAGCACGAACCTCTGGGTTTACTTCTTCAACCTTCTCATTCTTGTTGACGGCGCGGAGCACCTCGAAGAGGACTCCGGCGGTCTGGTAGGCCTTCCCAAGTTGGGCCCTGAAGGCGACATTGGCATAAGACTGGGTCTGTGAGGCAAGGATTGGGATTATAGAGGAGATCACAGTATATGTTGAGATTGAAAGTTACCGGTCAGCTTGTTCCCCTTTGTCAAGTGCACGGACGTAGTTCTCGTAGTACTGCTGATAAAAACTATCAATTTCACGGGCATCGCTCTTCTTCACGCGCTTCGCGAGACTGGGGCTATTATCCTGTTAGATTGGGGTAAGATACTAAGAGCGATACCGAAATTCGTAAAACAAGATATTTGGATAGGTTATGCAACATTCGATTAGAAAGAAAGGCAACCCTACCCCGGCCTGTTCCTTTCCCTATTTCTACATTTCCTAGCCATTTCAAGCAGGAAACAAATTGGTAAAACTGAACTGGATCATTGTTTGTAAATGCGAGTAAATATGAGAAGATGGCTACCTCATTTTATCTCTAATAAACAAGAATtattcataagaaactgatcaattGAATCACGAGGGCAGTACAATCTTAAATCAGTCAAACCCAACCCTCTTCCCAACAGACACACGAGAGAAATGTTAAATGTGCACTCTAGGTTTAGTTGTGCCTTAACAAAATAATGGTTTAGTTGTGACTTAACAAAATGTTCCAATAAATAATTAGAGGTTTAGAACCAAGAACAACATTATTTTTTTGACGATTCGAAGAACAACATTCTATTACTGGAACAATGTTCTTTATCTACCAGAACCAGATAGGATTTAGTCAGCTTGCAGGTTTGCGTGGCTTATCACAACTCCAACACGGTGATCAAATTAAGTTAATCACAAGAAAATATCCAGATTGACTGTCAGGAGATATCTACTTATCACTAAGCAAATAATAAATACTCTATTCGTTCTAACATAGGAGTATATAACATTTTGATTTTTGCATAGTCTTGAGTGAACAACATGGTGAATAGAAAGAATAGTGAGACTGCTTTGCAtgacaaatataatatagtggtacaatttttatcaaaaatataaatattttgttAGTGGTCAGATGTAGACTGGTTTGGCTACATGCTTTTGACGATTCGAAGAACAACATTCTATTAGTGGAACAATGTTCTTTATCTACCAGATAGGATTTAGTCAGCTTGCAGGTTTGCTTGGCTTATCACAACTCCAACACGGTCATCAAATTAAGTTAACCacaagaaaatatctagattAACTGTCAGGAGATATCAACTGATCACTAAGCAAATAATAAATACTCTATTCGTTCTAACATATATAACATTTTGATTTTTGCATAGTCTTGAATGAACAACATGGTGAATAGAAAAAATAGTGAGACTACTTTGCATGACAAATATAATATAATGGTACAATTTCTACCAACAAATATAAATAGTTTGTTAGTGGTCAGAGATAGACTGGTTTGACTACATGCTTTTGGCATCATGTATTTGGGAATGGAGCTAGTAAAAGCTTATCATGAAACAAATTTATATTGAACTAAAGTCCAGTGACCATATTCTTCATGTTAAAGATCATGTAATATATACAGCAAAAAAGTGAAAAGTGGGAAGACATTTTGAATGAAATAAGTGTAACTCGGACCACTGGTACATTGACATATTAAATTAAGGTAGACATATATATTAACTTGCAGCATGTTTTTAACCCTCTGAGACTCTTATTAACAAAACAATCGAACGCACCCATATATATACTTAATCCTGCAAGCGTTCAAAGCTAAGATAGTATCAAAAATTCACCAACTTGCATAACATATCCAGGAAGCCCAAATGAAGTCACCGAGTCACAGGCTAGCTAGACATCTCAAAACCAGCAAGGAAACATGCGCAAAATGAAATGTATCAAACAAACAACAGATACCCTCGTGCACGCCAACCCAGCTAGATCATGCATAAGTTATGGAAGGAAAGAGACAGAGAGGA contains the following coding sequences:
- the LOC124670519 gene encoding callose synthase 5; its protein translation is MATFSMEVFDNEVVPSTLNSIAPILRVAAEIEHERPRVAYLCRFYAFEKAHRLDQNSVGRGVRQFKTALLQRLEKDNSPSLAKRVKKSDAREIDSFYQQYYENYVRALDKGEQADRAQLGKAYQTAGVLFEVLRAVNKNEKVEEVNPEIARLHKDVQEKKDIYAPFNILPLDAASASQSIMQLEEIKASVAALRYTRGLTWPSTFEPERQKGGELDMLDWLRAMFGFQRDSVRNQREHLILLLANVHIRLEPKPDPLSKLDDRAVDVVMNKLFNNYKKWCKFLSRKHSLRNPPGAQPQEVQQRKILYLGLYLLIWGESANIRFMPECLCYIFHNMAYELHGLLAGNVSIVTGENIRPSYGGDEEAFLKKVVTPIYRVIKKEAGKSKHGKTPHSAWCNYDDLNEYFWTSDCFSLGWPMRDDGDFFKSVHDSRRVAVAGSSSPKGSSKSTGKTNFVETRSFWHIFRSFDRMWTFYLLALQAMLIFAWSDHPVTEILRKDLLYSLSSIFVTAAFLQFLQSVLDFILNFPGHIRCKFIDVIRNILKIIVSAAWAVILPFFYISTAAKVNIPLLKDLQKWFGYAKGVPPMYILAVAVYLIPNIISAALFLFPMFRRWIESSDWHIVRLLLWWSQKRIYVGRGMHESQAALLKYTLFWIFLLCSKLSFSYFVQIEPLIQPTKDIMGVHNIRYEWHEFFPNASYNIAAILSLWAPVLLVYFMDTQIWYAIFSTISGGMSGALGRLGEIRTLGMLRSRFHSLPGAFNTFLVPSDKSRNRRFSLSKRFAEVSPNKRTEAAKFAQLWNEIICSFREEDFISDKEMDLLVVPYSSDPSLKLMQWPLFLLASKIPIALDMAAQFRPRDSDLWKRICADEYMKCAVIECYESFKLVLNLVVVGENEKRIIGIIIKEIEANIAKNTFLANFRMSSLPVLCKKFVELVSTLKERDTSKFDNVVLLLQDMLEVITRDMMVNEIKELAEFGHGNKDLVPRRQLFAGTGTKPAIVFPPPISAQWEEQIKRLYLLLTVKESAMDVPTNLEARRRISFFTNSLFMDIPRAPRVRKMLSFSVMTPYYSEETVYSRNDLDLENEDGVSIIFYLQKIFPDEWNNFMERINCKRESEVWENEENILQLRHWASLRGQTLCRTVRGMMYYRKALKLQAFLDMASESEILEGYKAIADPAEEDKKSQRSLSSQLEAIADMKFTYVATCQIYGNQKQSGDRHATDILNLMVNYPGLRVAYIDELEERDGDKVQKVFYSVLVKALDNHDQEIYRIKLPGPAKLGEGKPENQNHAIIFTRGEALQTIDMNQDNYLEEALKMRNLLEEFNESHGVRPPTILGVREHIFTGSVSSLAWFMSNQETSFVTIGQRVLANPLKVRFHYGHPDVFDRIFHITRGGISKASCGINLSEDIFAGFNSTLRRGNVTHHEYIQVGKGRDVGLNQISLFEAKVACGNGEQVLSRDIYRLGHRFDFFRMLSCYFTTVGFYVSSMMVVIIVYVFLYGRLYLALSGLEFAIMKQARMRGNRALQAAMGSQSIVQLGLLMALPMFMEIGLERGFRSALGDFVIMQLQLCAVFFTFSLGTKSHYFGRTILHGGAKYKATGRGFVVRHVKFAENYRMYSRSHFVKGLELMLLLVVYELYGDVATDSIAYVLLTSSMWFLVITWLFAPFLFNPSGFEWQKVVDDWDDWNKWISSRGGIGVPATKAWESWWEEEQEHLQSTGLVGRIWEIILSFRFFMFQYGIMYHLNISNGNKSISVYGLSWLVIVAVVLVLKVVSMGRKKFSADFQLMFRLLKLFLFIGSVGTLAILFTLLHLTVGDIFASFLAFAPTGWAILQISQASKPVVKALGLWGSVKALSRGYEYLMGIVIFVPVAVLAWFPFVSEFQTRLLFNQAFSRGLQISRILAGGKKQN